The Fusarium keratoplasticum isolate Fu6.1 chromosome 8, whole genome shotgun sequence genome includes a region encoding these proteins:
- a CDS encoding Elongator complex protein 1: MRNLRNIRFGRCDRQHVTAACWDPESDEVLCTAGPTEESSSIELLRIKGDQDISVELVASWDAPSPTPDLLVDKVVSLQYLSGSATTCIVLEGGDIYTVQEDKFSGGDPHIEIVGSIDAGISAARWSPDEELLVVVTKANTVILMGATFDPVAEVTMTAEDLKASKHVSVGWGKKETQFQGRGAKAMRDPTIPEKVDQGLPSAHEDGSTTISWRGDGAYVAINSVQEGERRVIRVYSREGELDSASEPVDGLEGSLSWRPSGNLMAGIQRLPDRIDVAFFERNGLRHGQFTLRSPSGPVTAHERIRLEWNSDSTVLAVIYKDLIQLWTMGNYHWYLKQEIPIQPDSTCLAWHPEKALRFAAASTTNVLVGEYIFYTARGSCQPPNDNGAVAVIDGETVKLTPFRTANIPPPMSMFEISVASAAVDVAFGPNNTTFAVLHHKGIDFYEWPMKNGRSIKPQLQHKHAFPELETPTYGVPLRITAVGDEFHIFAQEEMGFVHIARRAGDDSPPHLQEPDDVVLATTTYQDGSSLEAYGQNSSGELLQITTGGGLQPLPIRFHMQMPWFEISKVDGEIVAFGLSRNGHIYANSRLLAKNCTSFVLTPSHLIFTTNNHFVKFVHLSANVEELEVPADDPEKDERCRSVERGSRLVTAIPANMSIILQMPRGNLETVFPRAMVVAGIRSLIDEKNYARAFSYCRTQRVDMNILYDHQPEQFLANVGLFLDQIPDVTFIDLFLSSLRAEDVTQTMYQDTKRPKALDADALPTSDSAPAPRGSPEKVNTVCDALIKALQSRKETNLQNIITAHVCKSPPALDDGLLLVSELMKEDEKVAEKAVEHICFLVDVNRLYENALGLYNLELALLVAQQSQRDPREYLPFVQHLHSLPELRRKFEIDDHLERRIKALNHLQALDVFDELLTYTTKHALYHDALRLYRYDAPRLRALTDAYAAYLESTSKYREAGLAYESLENYAKATSCYRTAGATCWQECLYTAAQQQPPMSADAMAELANALADALWEAKDYAAAATIHLESLGAIDMAVRCLCKGYHFADAIRIVIQRNRPDLLTTAVDTGLADALGTTTEFLADCKAQLKAQVPRVAELRRKAAEDPLAFYEGERAGGGDIPDDISIAASSRVSTSASLFTRYTGKAGSVGTAGTGVSRATSKNRRREEKKRARGRKGTVYEEEYLVNSIRRLIERVSATAPDVERLVFALVRRNMPERARAAEALMAEVSEACTTAVAEVFNPPEGEDKKPEQEEPAWQATGGEAVLQDFVLGRGKKLEPPVVTGLNKLTLLGS; the protein is encoded by the exons ATGCGCAACCTTCGCAACATTCGATTTGGACGATGCGATCGCCAACATGTCACAGCTGCCTGCTGGGATCCTGAGAGCGACGAGGTGCTCTGCACCGCGGGGCCTACCGAGGAGAGCAGCAGTATCGAGTTGCTGAGGATCAAGGGTGATCAGGACAT TTCTGTCGAGTTGGTGGCGAGTTGGGATGCCCCCAGCCCGACCCCGGACTTGCTCGTCGACAAGGTCGTGAGCTTGCAGTATCTGAGTGGTTCAGCAACCACATGCATCGTCCTTGAAGGCGGCGACATCTACACCGTTCAAGAGGACAAGTTCTCTGGTGGAGATCCTCACATAGAGATTGTCGGCTCCATCGATGCCGGCATTTCTGCTGCACGATGGTCCCCAGATGAGGAGTTGCTTGTCGTTGTCACAAAGGCGAACACGGTCATCTTGATGGGCGCAACATTCGACCCTGTGGCTGAGGTTACCATGACGGCCGAGGACCTTAAAGCGTCAAAGCATGTCTCTGTGGGATGGGGAAAGAAGGAGACGCAGTTCCAGGGCCGTGGTGCCAAGGCTATGCGTGATCCCACCATCCCTGAGAAGGTTGACCAGGGCTTGCCGAGCGCCCATGAGGATGGCTCGACTACCATCAGCTGGAGAGGAGACGGCGCATATGTGGCCATCAACTCTGTTCAGGAGGGTGAGCGTCGTGTTATCCGGGTGTACTCTCGAGAGGGCGAGCTTGACAGCGCAAGTGAACctgttgatggccttgagggtaGTCTAAGCTGGAGGCCCTCTGGCAACCTCATGGCTGGCATTCAGCGATTGCCGGACCGGATAGATGTTGCCTTCTTTGAGAGGAACGGCTTGCGGCATGGACAGTTTACTCTTCGCTCACCTTCAGGACCAGTGACAGCTCACGAAAGGATACGTCTGGAGTGGAACTCGGACTCGACTGTCCTGGCAGTTATCTACAAGGACCTAATCCAGTTGTGGACCATGGGAAACTATCACTGGTATCTCAAGCAAGAGATCCCTATCCAGCCAGACTCTACATGCTTGGCCTGGCATCCTGAAAAGGCTCTCCGCTTCGCCGCTGCGTCGACGACCAACGTGCTAGTTGGCGAGTACATCTTTTACACAGCGAGGGGATCTTGTCAGCCGCCAAACGACAACGGTGCTGTAGCTGTCATTGATGGCGAAACAGTCAAGTTGACTCCCTTTCGAACAGCCAACATACCTCCGCCCATGTCCATGTTTGAGATTTCAGTTGCCTCAGCGGCTGTTGATGTCGCATTTGGACCTAACAACACCACCTTTGCGGTACTGCACCACAAGGGTATCGATTTTTATGAGTGGCCCATGAAGAATGGGAGGTCTATCAAACCGCAGCTTCAGCACAAGCATGCTTTTCCCGAACTCGAGACGCCAACGTATGGTGTGCCTCTGCGCATCACTGCTGTCGGTGACGAGTTTCACATCTTTGCccaggaagagatgggcttcGTCCACATTGCCAGACGAGCCGGAGATGATAGCCCTCCCCATCTGCAGGAACCGGACGACGTTGTGCTAGCTACCACCACGTACCAAGATGGCTCTTCCCTCGAAGCCTATGGACAGAACAGCTCAGGAGAGCTGCTCCAGATCACCACCGGCGGTGgtcttcagcctcttcctaTACGGTTCCATATGCAGATGCCCTGGTTCGAGATTAGCAAGGTTGATGGCGAGATTGTTGCATTTGGCCTTTCAAGGAACGGTCACATCTATGCCAACTCGCGGCTCCTTGCCAAGAACTGTACCTCTTTCGTCCTCACAcccagccatctcatcttTACTACCAACAACCACTTTGTCAAGTTTGTGCATCTATCTGCCAACGTCGAGG AGCTTGAAGTCCCTGCAGACGACCCTGAAAAGGATGAGCGATGCCGCAGCGTGGAACGTGGATCTCGTCTTGTCACTGCCATTCCTGCAAACATGAGTATCATCCTCCAGATGCCCCGAGGAAACCTCGAGACCGTCTTCCCCAGAGCCATGGTTGTGGCTGGCATCCGCAGCCTCATCGATGAGAAGAACTACGCGCGGGCCTTTTCGTACTGCCGGACGCAACGGGTTGATATGAACATTCTCTATGATCATCAGCCGGAGCAGTTCTTGGCCAATGTCGGGCTGTTTCTTGACCAGATCCCAGATGTTACCTTCATTGACCtgtttctctcttctctccg TGCCGAGGATGTCACTCAGACCATGTACCAAGACACAAAGCGACCCAAGGCTCTCGACGCAGATGCTCTTCCCACATCTGATTCTGCTCCTGCGCCTAGAGGTTCCCCGGAAAAGGTCAACACTGTGTGTGATGCactcatcaaggccctccAGAGCCGCAAGGAGACCAACCTCCAAAATATTATCACCGCACACGTGTGCAAGTCGCCACCAGCCCTTGACgacggccttctccttgtttcggagctgatgaaggaggatgagaaggtTGCTGAAAAGGCTGTTGAGCACATTTGCTTCTTGGTCGACGTCAACCGCCTGTACGAGAACGCTCTTGGTCTGTACAACCTGGAACTCGCCCTTTTGGTCGCCCAGCAGTCCCAGCGCGATCCTCGCGAATACCTCCCCTTTGTTCAGCACCTTCATTCTCTCCCCGAATTGCGTCGCAAGTTTGAGATCGACGACCACCTCGAACGTCGTATCAAGGCTCTCAACCACCTCCAGGCCCTGGATGTATTTGACGAGCTCCTGACCTACACGACCAAGCATGCCCTCTACCATGACGCCCTCCGTCTGTACCGCTACGATGCCCCTCGACTACGTGCCCTCACAGACGCCTATGCCGCGTACCTCGAGTCAACTTCGAAATACCGCGAAGCTGGTCTCGCCTATGAGTCTCTCGAGAACTACGCCAAGGCCACCAGCTGCTACCGAACTGCCGGTGCTACATGCTGGCAGGAATGTCTCTACACTGCAGCACAGCAACAACCCCCCATGTCGGCTGATGCTATGGCTGAACTCGCCAACGCTCTTGCTGATGCGCTCTGGGAAGCCAAGGACTATGCGGCCGCTGCCACTATTCACCTCGAATCCCTAGGAGCTATCGACATGGCTGTCCGCTGTCTCTGCAAGGGGTACCACTTTGCGGACGCGATCCGTATTGTCATTCAGCGCAACCGTCCCGATCTTCTCACCACAGCCGTCGATACTGGCCTTGCTGATGCTCTgggcaccaccaccgagtTCCTAGCTGACTGCAAGGCCCAGCTTAAGGCCCAAGTACCTCGTGTCGCTGAACTCCGCCGTAAGGCCGCTGAGGACCCCCTGGCCTTCTACGAGGGTGAGCGTGCTGGTGGAGGTGACATCCCTGATgacatctccatcgccgcctcATCTCGCGTCAGCACCAGCGCCTCCCTCTTCACACGGTACACAGGCAAGGCCGGCAGTGTGGGCACCGCCGGCACTGGTGTGAGTCGTGCAACGAGCAAAAACCGCCGgcgtgaggagaagaagcgtgCCAGAGGCCGCAAGGGCACCGTCTACGAGGAAGAGTACCTCGTCAACAGTATCCGCCGTCTCATCGAGCGTGTCAGCGCCACAGCCCCAGATGTCGAGCGCCTCGTCTTTGCGCTCGTCCGCAGAAACATGCCTGAGCGAGCCCGTGCCGCCGAGGCTCTCATGGCTGAGGTCTCAGAGGCTTGCACTACTGCCGTTGCAGAGGTGTTTAACCCacctgagggcgaggacaagaagccagagCAGGAGGAGCCAGCATGGCAAGCTACAGGAGGTGAAGCAGTACTACAGGATTTCGTGTTAGGACGGGGTAAGAAGCTGGAGCCGCCTGTGGTGACAGGCTTGAATAAGCTTACACTGCTGGGATCGTAA